In Cotesia glomerata isolate CgM1 linkage group LG3, MPM_Cglom_v2.3, whole genome shotgun sequence, one genomic interval encodes:
- the LOC123262129 gene encoding uncharacterized protein LOC123262129, which translates to MCSLITRKLFSTTNFYKSIVAINKNVKLTEIGATRCFADIKEPKLAENELKTDKATNLSPSAGLQTGHQVFRDEDSEVIFDVEEEMKKIDFQKITELEQEIDPFAGINLKHGVTGVYDIEDLVDLLNKEKAKDVFVVSVPKELGYGDYIVVTTGKSLKHMSALATVVRKVYKLKRYSTDIIPKIEGEKCKDWMAIDLGNIVLHIFSKKAREDYDLETLWAIGSKYDKRTNDQKEMSLEFEEKYKQFLDTLQPNDQPSTSVNSKSI; encoded by the exons ATGTGTAGTTTGATAACTCGGAAACTTTTTAGCAcgactaatttttataaatcaatagttgcaataaacaaaaatgttaaattaacgGAAATTGGAGCCACAAGGTGTTTCGCGGATATTAAAGAGCCTAAATTAGcagaaaatgaattaaaaactgaTAAAGCAACCAACCTATCTCCTTCCGCCGGACTGCAGACCGGTCACCAAGTGTTTCGTGATGAAGATTCAGAAGTTATTTTTGACGTCGAGGAAGAAATGAAGAAAATagatttccaaaaaattactgAGCTTGAACAGGAAATTGATCCTTTTGCaggaattaatttaaaac ATGGTGTGACTGGAGTCTATGACATAGAAGACCTGGTCGACTTactgaataaagaaaaagctAAGGATGTATTTGTAGTATCAGTACCTAAAGAATTAGGATATGGTGATTACATCGTAGTAACTACTGGTAAATCATTAAAACACATGAGCGCTTTGGCAACCGTTGTtagaaaagtttataaattgaaaagatATTCAACGGATATTATTCCCAAGATTGAAGGCGAAAAATGTAAAGATTGGATGGCTATTGACTTAG GTAATATTGTGCTGCACATATTTTCCAAGAAAGCTCGAGAGGACTATGACCTAGAGACTCTCTGGGCAATCGGTTCTAAATATGACAAAAGAACAAATGATCAAAAGGAAATGAGTCTTGAATTTGAAGAAAAGTACAAACAATTCCTTGATACTCTGCAACCTAATGATCAGCCTAGTACTAGCGTCAATTCtaaatctatttaa
- the LOC123262115 gene encoding cell division control protein 6 homolog isoform X1, with translation MSIQATIKFPSVKKLTFYGGKNEEKQDFTNATVRNTPSSVRYVSKVKKIMTISSSESDGDSDCSDSENSKKRTQGSKVVAAKTITRTSRRRRQISISNDREDVISPPKQRKPESPKTPSTLLNKLILTSPTSKRNHLAPKKLFAEKYQSARKALHSSVPENLPGRESQLLELRNFIKQHLENETSGSLYISGPPGTGKTASLSKIMLEPEFKSAFKIIYVNCTTMKSAGTIYTKILQELKVPAPKSEKAGKAAIEKYLRSSHKTVLLVLDEIDQLESKRQSVLYSVFEWPSIPNSNLLLVGIANALDLTDRILPRLNARCELKPKLMHFAPYTKEQIVNIIAERLREANVADVFTGVAMHMLAAKVAAISGDVRRALDISRRVVELAESQRNSVLKPSVDNCNNGGSPKKENVEEKPVDLKDVIAVLNGVYGGSQNIQQEDEEDTFPLQQKLLLCSLMLILNKGRNKDVTISKLHEVYKKVCKKRNIHTVDISEFVGVCSLIETRGILRLVGKKEPRLSKVSLQWDQNELEAALQDKKMMAEIINDTTCL, from the exons atgagtattCAAGCGACGATAAAATTCCCgagtgttaaaaaattgacgttcTACGGTGGAAAAAACGAGGAGAAACAAGACTTCACCAATGCGACTGTGAGGAACACGCCGTCGAGTGTGAGATACGTCTcgaaagtcaaaaaaataatgaccATCAGCAGCAGTGAGTCCGATGGAGACTCGGATTGTTCCGACTCGGAGAATTCTAAGAAACGCACTCAGGGAAGTAAAGTTGTTGCTGCTAAAACGATTACAAGGACTTCCAGAAGAAGACGCCAAATATCTATTTCTAATGACagag AGGATGTGATCTCGCCACCAAAGCAAAGAAAACCAGAATCACCAAAGACACCTTCAACTTtactgaataaattaattctaacaTCGCCAACAAGCAAGAGAAATCATCTGGCACCAAAGAAGCTGTTCGCGGAAAAATATCAAAGCGCCAGGAAAGCGTTACACAGTTCAGTGCCCGAGAATCTTCCGGGTCGCGAATCTCAGCTTTTGGAGTTGAGAAATTTCATCAAACAGCATTTAGAAAATGAGACCTCTGGCTCTTTGTATATATCAGGCCCTCCAGGAACTGGCAAGACAGCCAGTCTGTCAAAAATAATGCTGGAGCCAGAATTCAAATCGGCCTTCAAAATAATCTATGTAAATTGCACGACTATGAAGTCAGCAGGCACAATCTACACGAAAATACTCCAGGAGCTCAAAGTACCAGCACCGAAATCTGAGAAAGCTGGAAAAGCAGCCATAGAAAAGTACTTGAGGTCGTCTCACAAAACAGTCCTTTTAGTTCTTGATGAAATCGATCAGCTGGAGAGCAAACGTCAGTCTGTTTTGTATTCAGTGTTCGAGTGGCCGTCTATCCCAAACTCAAATTTGCTGCTCGTCGGCATTGCAAATGCTCTGGATCTCACTGATCGTATTTTACCCCGGCTTAACGCTCGCTGCGAATTGAAGCCCAAATTGATGCATTTCGCTCCTTACACCAAGGAACAAATCGTCAACATAATTGCTGAGAGGCTGAGAGAAGCCAATGTAGCGGATGTTTTTACGGGGGTCGCGATGCATATGCTTGCTGCTAAAGTTGCTGCTATCTCTGGGGACGTTAGGAGGGCTTTGGACATCAGTAGGCGCGTTGTTGAACTTGCTGAAAGTCAGAGGAACTCTGTTTTGAAGCCTTCTGTTGATAATT gCAATAATGGTGGGAGTCCAAAGAAGGAGAATGTTGAAGAAAAACCAGTTGATTTAAAAGATGTAATTGCTGTGTTGAATGGCGTGTATGGTGGCTCACAAAATATCCAAcaagaagatgaagaagaTACGTTTCCTTtgcaacaaaaattattattgtgcTCGTTGATGCTTATACTTAACAAAGGACGCAATAAAGATGTTACTATTAGTaag ttgcATGAAGTATACAAAAAAGTATGCAAAAAACGTAACATCCACACAGTAGACATATCCGAATTCGTAGGAGTATGTTCATTGATAGAAACTCGAGGAATTCTGCGTTTGGTGGGTAAAAAAGAGCCTCGATTGTCAAAAGTGAGCCTCCAGTGGGACCAAAATGAGCTGGAAGCCGCATTGCAGGACAAAAAAATGATggctgaaataattaacgACACAACGTGcctttaa
- the LOC123262115 gene encoding cell division control protein 6 homolog isoform X2, giving the protein MSIQATIKFPSVKKLTFYGGKNEEKQDFTNATVRNTPSSVRYVSKVKKIMTISSSESDGDSDCSDSENSKKRTQGSKVVAAKTITRTSRRRRQISISNEEDVISPPKQRKPESPKTPSTLLNKLILTSPTSKRNHLAPKKLFAEKYQSARKALHSSVPENLPGRESQLLELRNFIKQHLENETSGSLYISGPPGTGKTASLSKIMLEPEFKSAFKIIYVNCTTMKSAGTIYTKILQELKVPAPKSEKAGKAAIEKYLRSSHKTVLLVLDEIDQLESKRQSVLYSVFEWPSIPNSNLLLVGIANALDLTDRILPRLNARCELKPKLMHFAPYTKEQIVNIIAERLREANVADVFTGVAMHMLAAKVAAISGDVRRALDISRRVVELAESQRNSVLKPSVDNCNNGGSPKKENVEEKPVDLKDVIAVLNGVYGGSQNIQQEDEEDTFPLQQKLLLCSLMLILNKGRNKDVTISKLHEVYKKVCKKRNIHTVDISEFVGVCSLIETRGILRLVGKKEPRLSKVSLQWDQNELEAALQDKKMMAEIINDTTCL; this is encoded by the exons atgagtattCAAGCGACGATAAAATTCCCgagtgttaaaaaattgacgttcTACGGTGGAAAAAACGAGGAGAAACAAGACTTCACCAATGCGACTGTGAGGAACACGCCGTCGAGTGTGAGATACGTCTcgaaagtcaaaaaaataatgaccATCAGCAGCAGTGAGTCCGATGGAGACTCGGATTGTTCCGACTCGGAGAATTCTAAGAAACGCACTCAGGGAAGTAAAGTTGTTGCTGCTAAAACGATTACAAGGACTTCCAGAAGAAGACGCCAAATATCTATTTCTAATGA AGAGGATGTGATCTCGCCACCAAAGCAAAGAAAACCAGAATCACCAAAGACACCTTCAACTTtactgaataaattaattctaacaTCGCCAACAAGCAAGAGAAATCATCTGGCACCAAAGAAGCTGTTCGCGGAAAAATATCAAAGCGCCAGGAAAGCGTTACACAGTTCAGTGCCCGAGAATCTTCCGGGTCGCGAATCTCAGCTTTTGGAGTTGAGAAATTTCATCAAACAGCATTTAGAAAATGAGACCTCTGGCTCTTTGTATATATCAGGCCCTCCAGGAACTGGCAAGACAGCCAGTCTGTCAAAAATAATGCTGGAGCCAGAATTCAAATCGGCCTTCAAAATAATCTATGTAAATTGCACGACTATGAAGTCAGCAGGCACAATCTACACGAAAATACTCCAGGAGCTCAAAGTACCAGCACCGAAATCTGAGAAAGCTGGAAAAGCAGCCATAGAAAAGTACTTGAGGTCGTCTCACAAAACAGTCCTTTTAGTTCTTGATGAAATCGATCAGCTGGAGAGCAAACGTCAGTCTGTTTTGTATTCAGTGTTCGAGTGGCCGTCTATCCCAAACTCAAATTTGCTGCTCGTCGGCATTGCAAATGCTCTGGATCTCACTGATCGTATTTTACCCCGGCTTAACGCTCGCTGCGAATTGAAGCCCAAATTGATGCATTTCGCTCCTTACACCAAGGAACAAATCGTCAACATAATTGCTGAGAGGCTGAGAGAAGCCAATGTAGCGGATGTTTTTACGGGGGTCGCGATGCATATGCTTGCTGCTAAAGTTGCTGCTATCTCTGGGGACGTTAGGAGGGCTTTGGACATCAGTAGGCGCGTTGTTGAACTTGCTGAAAGTCAGAGGAACTCTGTTTTGAAGCCTTCTGTTGATAATT gCAATAATGGTGGGAGTCCAAAGAAGGAGAATGTTGAAGAAAAACCAGTTGATTTAAAAGATGTAATTGCTGTGTTGAATGGCGTGTATGGTGGCTCACAAAATATCCAAcaagaagatgaagaagaTACGTTTCCTTtgcaacaaaaattattattgtgcTCGTTGATGCTTATACTTAACAAAGGACGCAATAAAGATGTTACTATTAGTaag ttgcATGAAGTATACAAAAAAGTATGCAAAAAACGTAACATCCACACAGTAGACATATCCGAATTCGTAGGAGTATGTTCATTGATAGAAACTCGAGGAATTCTGCGTTTGGTGGGTAAAAAAGAGCCTCGATTGTCAAAAGTGAGCCTCCAGTGGGACCAAAATGAGCTGGAAGCCGCATTGCAGGACAAAAAAATGATggctgaaataattaacgACACAACGTGcctttaa